The Edaphobacter flagellatus sequence CGACAGCGGCAGGCTCACCCGTATGATGACGGACGTGCGCGCCATGCGTCCTCACGACCTAATCTCTGTCGTTGTCTCCGAGAGCCTGGCAGCATCGACGGATGGTACCGTGAAGAACTCACGCGCATCGAATGCAAGCTCACAGGTCTCGAATCTCTTCGGCACCCTTCATGCGGGCAACGCGTTACAGAACCTTATTAACCAGAACTCTGCAGCGGGCCTGAATGCTCAGGGCACAAGCGCCACCAACTCCAGCTTAAGCACCATTCTTGGCGGCCAGGTCATCGAGGTGCTACCGAACGGCATGCTCGTCATCGAGGCTGCGCGGCAGGTGGAATTCAGCCAGCAGACGCAAACGATCGTGCTGCGCGGTATCGTGCGCCCTGAAGACATCTCACAGCAGAACCAGATCCTTTCGACTGCGATTTCGAGCCTTGAGCTCGAGGTTCGAGGCAAAGGAATTATTACCGACTATACGCACCGACCAAACGCTCTGGTCAGGTTGTTGCAACGGGCGTTGATCTTCTAATCGCAGAGGCCATGCAGATATGAAACAACTGGTATCCATACCGTCGAAATGGCTTCTATCCATTGGGGCTTATGTTGCTCTTTTATCCATAGCATCTGCCCAAACGTTCGCTTCGGATATTACCTCTACTGCACATCAGGCTCGCGTAAAGGACATTGCCACGATTGAAGGCATACGCGATAACCAGCTTGTTGGCTACGGAATCGTAGTAGGCCTGCAAGGTACAGGTGATAGTCAGCAGACGGCATTCCCAACGCAAACGCTGGCATCGACGTTGCTGCGCATGGGAGTCAGCGTCCCCGCAGGAGCCATTCGGGTGCAGAACCTGGCAGCCGTCTTCGTATCAGCGACGCTGCCACCGTTCTCACGGCCCGGCACGAAGCTTGATATCACCGTCTCCTCTGCAGGAGACGCTCGCAGCCTGGAAGGCGGCCTACTGCTGATGACTCCGCTGTACGGAGCCGACGGAAAGATCTATGCGCAGGCACAAGGCCCTCTGGTCGTTGGCGGATACTCCATCGGAGCGAACGGCAATCTAAAGCAGGTGAATCATCCAAACACGGCGCGAGTTCCCTATGGCGGCATCGTCGAACGCGCAGTGCCGCTTGATTTTGCAGAACAGCGCCAGTTTTCGCTCTTGCTCAACGACGCCGACTTTCGCAGTGCAGAAGGAGTTGCCTCAGCGATTAATCATGCCGTTGGCCGCACTGCAGCCCATGTCGTCGACAGCAGGCGAATCAACTTAAGTGCTGCGGGTGGTGAGGAGGTTCCAGCCTTTCTCGCACAGGTGGAATCGGTTGAAGTTCCCGTCTTCCCACGCGCGAAGGTCATCGTCAACGAACGTACAGGGACAGTGGTGATTGGCGGAACTGTTGTGCTACAGCCGGTATCGATTCTTCATGGTGGGCTGGCCGTCAATGTCGTGAGTGAGTTTCAGGTCTCTCAGCCCAATGCATTTGGCCGAGGAGATACGAAGGTCGTACGGCAGACCAGCGTCGATGCTCTGGACAAACCCGTCAACAGAATTGAACTGAAACAGGGGGCTACTGTGGATGATCTAGTTCGCAGTCTGCAAACAATCGGCGCCTCGGCGAGAGACGTCATTTCGATTCTGCAGGCAATGAAGTCTGCCGGTGCGCTGGAAGCGGAGATTGAAGTCCTATGACCGTTACTTTGGATGGCGTAAACACAAATTTACCGTCTGTCGATACAGAGCGGCGCTCTAAACTTGCGGATGCGGCGCAACAGTTTGAGGCAATGATGCTCCAGGAGCTCCTAAAGCCCATGCGATCCGGTGAAGACGATCTGAGCGGAGAGAAGAACGAGGATAGCTCTATGGATACCATTGCGAGCTTTGGCACAGAGGCCGTTGCAAAAGCCATCTCGAAGAGCGGAGGCTTAGGAATTGCAAGGCAGATTATTCAACAGCTTTCTACGCGTGAGCCGTCTGCATCTGGGCAGGAAATTTCAAAATGAGTACTAAAGTTTGCTCAAGCTGCGCCGATATGCTCAAGTAGACGGAGGACGATGATGAGTTTTGGAGATGGAATTGGCGAGCTGAAAAACGTGCTGAGCACACTCACTCCTGTCGGTGAGGCGCAAGCCGCATCGCGCCCTGCAAATACGACTCTGCCTGCATCGAGCGGAACGGCACCAGCGGATGAAGCGAGCCTGAGTTCCGCCAGCGGTTTGGTTTCAAAGGCTCTGGCAACTCCCGATGTTCGGATGGAAAAAGTGGAAGCTCTGCGGCAGGCCATTGCAGATGGCAGCTATCAGGTTCCGTCCTCTGAAGTTGCCGGCAAAGTGATCGAATCGTTGATCAAATAGTGACACCTATCCTTCAACAGCATTAAGCACTTCAAGTCATCCAATTTCACGACAGCACCTGCAACTACGCGGGCACGATCGATCTTCGCCTCTGGCAGAAATGTGAGTAACGCATGGGAACAGTTAACTCATTGATGGATATGGCACGACAGGCCCTGATGGCCGACCAGGCAGCACTTGGTGTCATATCAAACAATGTCGCTAATCAAAATACGCCAGGCTACACACGGCAGGTTGTCAACTGGCAATCGCGAGATAGTGTGACCATCGGTGCTTATACAGTTGGCGGAGGTGTAGATGTTGGCTCGCAGGGAGTATCGCAACGGGACCGCATTCTGGAACAGCGCGTACAGCAACAGACCCAGACGCAGGCTCAGAGTCAGGCATTGGAAGACGCGTTGACTCAGATACAAAATGTCTTTGGTCTTAGCTCAACATCTACTTCTGCCAGCACGACGGCGCTGGGCTCAGCTATTGACTCCTTCTTCAACTCACTCTCTTCCCTGTCGGCGAATCCTTCAGATATGCCGACACGCCAGAAGGTTCTCGCCGCATCTCAAAATCTGGCCAGTGCTTTCAATTCTGCAGCCAACCAGATAACACAGATATCGACCAACCTCGACAAACAGGTTGCCGGAAACGTCGATCAGATCAATACGCTGACTGCGACGATTGCCACGCTCAATCAGAAGATCAGCAGCGCTTCTCCGAATACGGACGCCGGAGTTCTCGAAGATCAGCGTCAACAGGCTATCGCCCAGCTCTCCCAGTACGTCGGGCTGAATCAGATTACGAATGAAGCGAACGGTATCACACTTACAACAAGCAATGGAGCTGTGCTCGTAAGCGGTGGACAATCCCCTGCCCTAAGCACAACGCTTGTTGGAGGGGTCACTCACATCATCGCGGGGCCGACCAGTCAGGACGTCACCTCAGGCCTGACCGGCGGCTCACTCGGCGGAATTCTCGCAGCTAGAGATCAACAGATTCCAGTATTTCAAAACGCCCTTGATAACCTTGCCTATTCAATTGGGACACAGGTTAACACCGTGAATGCGCAGGGGCTGGATGGCTACGGAAACCCTGGCCAAGCAATCTTCGCTCTTCCGGCAACTGTATCGAATGCTGCAGCCCAGATTCAGGTCATCGCCAGCGATCCGCAGGCCATTGCCGCCGCAGCAATTGGTGAAGGCACTACCGGCAATAGCAATGCGTTGGCCTTGTCCCACCTTGCAACCACCGCTATCGCCTCAGGACAGACGGCATCGAACTTCTTTTCATCCTTTCTTGCTCAGATAGGAAGCGCTGCGGCAGGAGCAACAGCAGACAATACGGCACAACAGGCTATTCTTTCGCAGCTCACATCGCAGCGTAACGCGCTTTCGGGTGTCTCGCTCGATGAAGAAGCCGCAAACCTGACGAATTATCAACGTGCCTACCAGGCGGCAGCCAAGGTTTTTTCGATTGCCGATTCGGTAATGACAAGCGCGATCAACCTTGGCGTAACCACTTCTGTCTCCTAATTCCGTCATTACAAAGGAAAACGCATGCGAGCCGATCCCAGCTATGTCAACCTCTTGACGCAGTCGCTGAACGACGCCGCCAACCGAGCCAATATGCTCTCCGGTCAGCTTTCGAGCGGTTTGCGCGTACAGTCTCTCTCCGACGATCCGTCCGCGGCAGCACAAAGCACACAGATGGGCAGCCAGATCTCTCGTGTAGATACTTTCGTTCAAACGGCCTCGGGAACCTCATCGATGCTGCAAGTCACCGATTCCACCCTGGGCGAGGTCGTGACGCAGCTGACTTCGGCCATCTCTCTGGCAGTACAGGCTGCCAACGGAACGCTGAACAACGCCAATCTTCAGGCCGTTATGCAGCAGGTGACAGGCATTCGCGATCAGGTACTCTCACTGGCAAATACGAGCTATCAGGGCCACTACCTCTTCGCTGGAAGTAAAGGTACGGCAGCACCCTACTCGCTCGATACAACAACCACTCCAGCAACCGCAACCTACACCGGCGACTCCAACGTGCAGTTCATCGAGACGCCCAGCGGACAAAAGATTCAGACAAGCCTGCCCGGCTCGGCCATCTTTGGCTCGGGGACCTCGGGAGCGCTCGGTGTGTTGAATCAGTTCCTCGCCGATCTTGCCGCCGGAGCGCCTTCGAGCAGCTTCGCAACCGATACCAATGCACTCAACGATGCACTTGCCCAGGTATCGACACAACGTTCTTCGCTGAATGGCTCGCTAAGCACGCTTCAATCCACCAGCACCTATGCGCAAACACAGGAGGCACAAATGAAGATCCTGCAAAGCTCGCTGGTCGCAGCCGATCCTGCCTCCATAGCAACGCAACTGAAGTCAAACCAGACGCAGTATCAGGCGCTGCTGAATGTAATCAGCGCACTCAACAAAGTCAATCTCTTCGATTACCTGAAATAGCGAGCGATTACTGCTTGTTGAGCTGGTTGAGAGCTTTTTTGATCTGCTTGATCGTTGTGTCATCGGGAGAGAGTTGCAGGCAGGCGTTATATTCTGCAATCGCCTCATCACGCTTATTCATCTTTTGCGCCATACGAGCAAGAGCAAAATGCATATCAGGGTCTGAGGGCTGAATCTTCACTGCATCCTTTGTGCGCAGATATGCGGCGTTGAGATCGCCTTTGCCCTCATAAAATTTGGCAATGTCGAGATCTTCAGCAGCGCGCTCTTCATCGCTCTGCAGCTTCTCGACTTTAGGCAAGCGACGGCGGACGGATGCGCGAGGGTTATCTCCCTTGTCGTTCAGCGGAGGCGAGTCGGCATCTGTCGCAGGATCGTTGCTGCTGGATGAGCTATCGCTGCCAGAGCTGCTACTGGAACTACCGCTCTCTGAATCAGCACCTGGCATAGGGGGAGCAGAGCCTGGGAAGGGATGTTCTTCAGCAGCCGAGGAATGATTTGCCTGAGGAGTGGGTTCGTCGGGCGAAGATGTTGAAGTGCTGGGCAACGCAGGTGGCGGAGTCTCGCCGGGGAATGGGAACCGTTCGGAAGTAGACGAACCTTTTTGCGCTGGAGTGCAGGGAGAGGAAGATTTATCTGTCTTGCCGGCAGACTCTTCTGAAGAGGATGACGAAGAACTTGTCTTTCCCGCCAATTCTGCTGTCGGGCACGGTGAAGCCGCCGGTTGCTGAGCCTGCGCCAACTGCACGCATCCTAGAATGATGCCCACTGCAAAGACATGGATCGGCAATAGACGGAAATCGTTCAGCATCTCTTGGTTAGACTACTCGCATCGTTGTTTCGGCTGTCCGGCATAATCCTTTGACTCCCACAAGCAACAGTTTGTTATAGTCAGCTTGCAACGAGGGCGCGCGGATGAAGAGGAAGAGAAGCTCTTCTCCCATTCTCCGCCCTCGGACACCAAATCCTTTCATTCTGGACGTTTTTCCCATGGTTTCTGGACTGATGATCCGCTCTTCGTCCATCCACGCGGCGGGCTGCTACACCACTCGCCCTATCAAAAAAGGAACTCCCGTCGTGGAGTATGACGGTCCGCGCTTCAGCAAAGAGGTTGCGGATGAGCGATATAAGGACCGCTTTATCACGTATCTCTTCAGCACCGGCGACAGCGGCGAGGTCATCGACGGCTTCGGAACGGCGATGTTCATCAACCATTGCTGCGACCCGAACTGTGAGACGGAAAACCTCGACGGCCGAATCTGGATCGTAGCAACACGCGACATCACTCCAGGTGAAGAACTAACCTACGAGTACAATCTGCACGACTCCGATGACGATGATGCCGATTGCTATTGCGGTAAGGCAAAATGCCGCGGAACGATGTTTTCCGAAGAAGAGGTCAAGCGCCGCGCCAGAAAGGCCCGTCGTGCAGCGAGAGCGTGAGTGTGCTCTCCGGACGCTACAATAGCAGGATGCGGCCTTGAACCGCACTTTGGCTATGGCATATCAGGTTTTAGCGAGAAAGTACCGCCCGCAGCGCTTTGCAGACGTCGTTGGACAGGACCACGTCACCGTAACGCTGATGAACGCCCTTACGCAGGGCCGAATCGCGCACGGCTATATCTTCAGTGGACACCGTGGCATCGGCAAGACCACCATTGCGCGTATTCTCGCGATGGCGCTGAACTGCCGCAACACAATCGGCAGCCCGGCTCGCCCGACGGCCGAGCCCTGCGAAGTCTGTGAATCGTGCACGGAGATACGCGCGGGCAACTCGGTTGATGTCATTGAGATTGACGCCGCCACGAATCGCGGCATCGATGAGATTCGCGAACTGCGTGACGCAGCGCGGTATCGCCCGGCACGCGACAAATATAAGATCTATATCCTCGACGAAGCTCACCAGATCACAGATGCTGCCTTCAATGCCCTGTTAAAGACGCTTGAGGAGCCGCCGGAGCATATCGTCTTCATGATGGCGACAACGCAGCCGGAAGATATTCCGCAGACGGTGCGGTCGCGCTGCCAGCACTTCAGCTTTCACGCCGTCAAGCTGGTCGACATTCTCGGGCAGATCCGCGCTATTGCTGATCACGAGGGTGTGCAGGCAGATGATGCTGCTCTGGCTCTGCTTGCAGAGGCAGGTGACGGCTCCATGCGCGATGCATTGTCGATCATGGACCAGGCCATTGCCAGCGCTCCGCTGGAGGACGGCAAGCCCAGGCTCGACGCGGCCCAGATTCGTGAGCTGATGGGCACGGTTCCCAACGCTGTCTTCGAGCGCATCCTGCAGGCGGTCGATGGAAACCGTAGCGCCGAGGTCATCACGACGGCAAACGAGCTGCTGGATGCCGGCAATAGCCCGGCACAGCTCGCCCGTCAGTGCGTGCGCTACCTGCGAAACTGCATCATGGCAAAGATTGCAGGTGTCGAAGCGGATGGTTCCGGTCTGGACGGAGTCGCATCGGAACTACTCCAGATTTCGGCGGATGAACAGCGCCGTGCAGCGCGGTCCGCAGCGCTGTTTACTGAAGAAGAGCTAACTCGTTTCCTGCAGGTGATGCTGCGGACCTTTGACGAGCTTGGCTATCGCCAGGAGCAACGCTTCCACTTCGAGCTTGGTCTGTTGAAGCTGGTTCATCTGCGTAGGCTGCTACCGGTCGAAGAGGTGCTAAGCCGCTTCCCTGTTCCCGGTGGCTCAGGTGGCGCCGAATCGCCGCGTCCGCGCCCCGTAAATACACCTAACACGACAACACCGCCTGCGCGTGCCAGCTCTCCAACTCCGTTTGTTGTTCCTGCTGCACCGACCAAGCCTGCATTCTCCCCGTTCTCGGCAGATACTAGCCGCAAGTCGATTCCTGAAGCTGCACCAGCACGCGTTGAGCCCAAGGCTTCGGCGGCTCAATCCGCACCGGCTGTAACGATGACGGCGGTAGCCGTGATTGAAGATGAGCCTATATCCGACGTTACGCCGTTGGAGGTTGCAGCGGACCTGTTGGGGCTGGGAGCTATGCCTGTTGCAGTTCTAGAGCCTGAAGCAGTTCCGATTACACCACCCGAAACAGTTGCGTCTTCAGCATCGGCGGGTGGGGCGAATTCCGCAGAAGAGCTGCAACGCGTTGCCGTTGAAGCTCTCTCAGCGGCAAAGAGTCAGGGAACGGCCGCGGACGCTATCGGCGATGCCGAATGGACAGTCGAAGGTGGCGAGATCCGCGTTCAGACTGCACTTTCGAAGACGATGCTGTCGATGGTGATCAATGCCGATGCGGATCGGATTATCCGGGCAGCTTTACGGACAGCAGGAGCAGGCGCGCTGAAGCTGAGTCTGCTGCCGGGCGCGGCGAACGCCGTGGCGAAGAAGCCGAAGGTAGCGCGGACAGGAAGCGCGCAGGCGAAGGCGCTCGATCATCCGGTTGTGCAGCAGGCGCAGAAGCTGTTCAATGCCGAGATACGCAACGTGATCGATCTGCGCGACAACGATTAAGGATTTAGCCATGAATCTCTCAGACCTGGGAAAGATGAAAGACATGATGGGGCAGGCGCGCCAGATGCAGGAGCAGATGGAGCGCAAGCTGGCCGAGACGGTGATTGAAGCCTCGAGCGGTGGAGGCGTCGTTACGGTTCGCATGAACGGCAAGAAAGAGGTTCTGCGGCTGAAGATCGATCCGACTGCTGTCGGCAGCGCGGGCAGCGATCTTGAGCTGCTGGAAGACCTGATCGTTGCCGCGATCAACGAAGGGGGTCGCCGCGCTGATGAAGCGATCAAGTCCAGCGTCTCCGGGATGTTGGGCGGCCTGAATATTCCGGGGTTGACCTAGTGGCTCGATTTGCTGAGCCGATGACGCGGCTGATCGATGAGCTGCGCAAGCTGCCGGGAATCGGCACCAAGAGCGCGCAGCGGCTGGCGTTTCATGTCCTGCGCTCTTCGCACGACGATGCCGAGCGGCTGGCTGGCGCGATTCGCGAGCTGAAGGCGAGTCTTCGGCTGTGTTCGGTGTGCAACAACATCACGGACGTCGATCCTTGCAGCTATTGCACCAATGCGGCGCGCGATCAACGGCTGGTCTGCGTGGTCGAAGAGCCGACGAACATCGCGACAATCGAGAAGACGCGCAGCTATGCGGGCGTCTATCACGTGCTGCATGGAACTCTTTCTCCTATTGGCGGTGTTGGGCCGGAGCAGCTTCGGATTGCGAACCTGATGACTCGTCTGCCTGAGTTAGATGAGGTGATTCTTGCGCTGTCGCCAACAACCGAAGGCGAGGCGACGGCGCGTTATCTTGCCGATGAGATTCGGCGTGCGGATCAACAGATCAGGGTCACACGCATCGCGACGGGGGTTCCAGCAGGCAGCGATATCGAGTACGCAGACGAGATTACGATGTCGCGCGCGCTCGAAGGCCGCCGCGAGTTGTGATGTGTTGAAGATGTTGTCATCTTCACGTGATATAAGGCTTTCATGAATAATCGTCTCAGCCGTCGCGGCTTCCTTCGTCAGAGTTTTGCTTTCAGTGCACTTGCGAGTCTTGGCTCGCTGCCTTCGCTTGCGATGAAGCAGGCTTCGTCGCAAGGAGCGTCGAACTGGCTGCTGGTCGGCGATTGGGGCTATGAGAAGTTTGAGGCGCAGACAGCGGTTGCTGCTGCGATGAAGAAGTATGTTCACCAGCAGTCGTTGAAGACGGATGCGCTGATGATGCTAGGCGACAACTGGTACGGCGACCTGGTGGGCGGCGTCGATTCGCCACGCTGGAAGACGCAGTTCGAAGAGATGTATCCGGCTTCGGTCTTTAACTGCCCGGCGTATGCGGTGCTGGGCAACCATGACTATCAGCGGATGCCGGAGAGCAAGGTTGCGGCAGAGCTGGCGTATGCGAAGCGGCCCGGAACGCGCTGGAAGATGCCAGCTCGCTGGTACCGGTTCGAGTTCCCTGCTGTGAAACCGCTGGTGACGGTGCTTGCTCTCGACAGCAACATGCCGCGTCCGCTGGGTGCGCAGGCGAAGGGCGTGAACTTTACGCTAACCGATGCGGAACGGCTGGAGCAGCTTGCGTGGCTGAAGGCTGAGCTGGAGAAGCCGCGCACGACGCCTTACCTGATCGTGATGGCGCATCATCCGATTTATTCGAACGGGCCGCACGGCGATCACAAGGTGCTGATTGCGGACTGGGAGCCTTTGCTGCGCGAACATAAGGTCCATCTCTACTTCGCGGGGCACGATCATGATATGCAGCACCTGGAGTTCGACGGGCATCCGACTTCGTTTGTGCTGTCGGGCGGCGGCGGCGCCGATCTTTACACGCTGGAGATCGATGAGGCGAAGCGTGGACCATATGCAGCGAAGATCTACGGCTTCAGCCATCTGGAGATTACGCCGGAGTGGCTGACGCTGCGGCATATCGACTCAGAGGGACGGCTGATTCATGGGTTCAGGAAGTCGCCCTCGGGTGAGATGCGGGTGTTGAGCTAGACCCCCTCCCCCCTCTGGTTTTCCATAAACCACCTATTTTCAATGCATTACGCGTTTTCAACAGCGCAAAATATTGAAAATAGATGATTTAGAAGCAAAAATATAGATTCCAAATGAGTTAGCCCCGGCTTCGAAGCCGGGGCTATTTTTTCTATCTGGTTTAAGTATAGCGAAACGGAGATAACTGATCGGCAGATTTTTGTGGGTTTATTTGATTTGGAATGAATGAGTTGTGATTTTGGGGGGCTTGACAGGCATCTTTGCTCCCGTTGGCGGCTGCGTAATTTTTGCGATGCGCTCGAGATTCGTGACTCTGCGAGCAAAATGCGGGGGTTCCTCGGCTCGCTGCGCTCGCTCGGAATGACACCTGTTGAAGACGTGGATGCGACACGCCAATGCTGGCACCAGCGTGCGATGACCGGCGTACCCTAGCTCAGGTTTTCGCCGGTCATTTCCGTGGGCTTTTTGAGGTTGAGGAGATGGAGGATGGTGGGGGCTATGTCGCGCAGGCTTCCGCCGGGCCTGAGGATGGCGTGGTGGCTGGTGTCCTGCTCGTCGTTGATGAGGATGAAGGGGACGGGGTTGGTGGTGTGTGCGGTGTGGGGACCGCCGGTGATGGGATCGATGAGAAGCTCGGCGTTGCCGTGGTCGGCGGTGACGAGCAGCGAACCTCCGCGCTGTTTGACGGCGGAGTAGATGCGGCTGAGCTCGGTGTCGATGGTTTCGACGGCCTTGATGGTGGGGTCGAGCTTGCCGGAGTGGCCGACCATGTCGGCGTTGGCGAAGTTGACGATGATGACATCGAAGGCGGTGTCGTTGACGGCCTTGACGACGGCGTCGGCGATGCCGGCGGCGGACATCTCGGGCGCGAGATCGTAGGTGGCGACTTTCTGCGAGGGGATGAGGACGCGGTCTTCGCCGAGGAAGGGTTTTTCGATGCCACCGTTGAAGAAGTAGGTGACGTGGGCGTACTTCTCGGTTTCGGCGACGCGAAGGTTGCGGAGACCGGCATCGGCCATGACGTTGGCGAGCAGATTATCCATTGACTCCGGTGGGATGACGACGGGGAGACGGAAGTTTTTGTCGTACTGCGTCATGCAGACGTAATGGATGTTTTGGGGCGCTTCGTTGCGCGGGATGGCGAGGTCGAGCTCAGCTGCCTTGGGCAGATCGAGTGCGTTGTCGGTCGTGAGGCCGCCGGGGACGTCGGAGCTACGGGCGAGGACGCGAGTGATCTGGCGGACGCGGTCGGCGCGGTAGTTGAAGCAGATGCAGACGTCGTTATCGCGGATGGGTCCGATTGCCTTACCGTGCTGGTCGACGACGGTGAAGGGCGGGACGAACTCGTCGGTGATGCCGTTGTTATAGAGCTCGCGAATACGGGCGAGCGGGTCGGTGTAGGTGCCACCTTCGGGGTGGCCGGTGACCATGGCGTCGAAGGCCTGGCGCTCTTTCTCCCAGCGGAGGTCGCGGTCCATGGCATAGTAGCGGCCGGAGATGGAGGCGATCTGTCCTATGCCGATCTCGCGAATCTGCTGCTCGAGGGATTCGAGGTAGCCGAGGCCGCTGGTGGGCATGGTGTCGCGTCCGTCCATAAAGGCGTGGACGTAGACGCGGGTGAGGTGATGCTGGGCGGCGAGCTTGAGGAGCGCGTAGAGGTGGCGCTGCTGCGAGTGGACGCCGCCGTCGGAGACGAGTCCGAAGAGATGGAGGGCGCGGTTGCCCTGCCCCGCAAGTTGGACGGCGCGGGTAAGGACTGGGTCGGAGAAGAAGGAGCCGTCCTCGATGGCGGCATCGATGCGGGTGATGTCCATGCGGACGATGCGTCCGGCGCCGAGGTTGAGATGGCCGACTTCGCTGTTGCCCATCTGGCCGTCGG is a genomic window containing:
- the gpmI gene encoding 2,3-bisphosphoglycerate-independent phosphoglycerate mutase — its product is MPKKPIVLTILDGWGYRPETHGNAIALARKPTYDKLLATYPNTLIRASDHYVGLPDGQMGNSEVGHLNLGAGRIVRMDITRIDAAIEDGSFFSDPVLTRAVQLAGQGNRALHLFGLVSDGGVHSQQRHLYALLKLAAQHHLTRVYVHAFMDGRDTMPTSGLGYLESLEQQIREIGIGQIASISGRYYAMDRDLRWEKERQAFDAMVTGHPEGGTYTDPLARIRELYNNGITDEFVPPFTVVDQHGKAIGPIRDNDVCICFNYRADRVRQITRVLARSSDVPGGLTTDNALDLPKAAELDLAIPRNEAPQNIHYVCMTQYDKNFRLPVVIPPESMDNLLANVMADAGLRNLRVAETEKYAHVTYFFNGGIEKPFLGEDRVLIPSQKVATYDLAPEMSAAGIADAVVKAVNDTAFDVIIVNFANADMVGHSGKLDPTIKAVETIDTELSRIYSAVKQRGGSLLVTADHGNAELLIDPITGGPHTAHTTNPVPFILINDEQDTSHHAILRPGGSLRDIAPTILHLLNLKKPTEMTGENLS